tcaatacaatttacttactaaacctatgatttcaccaacgtttttcgttgacagatttctatgtttttctcaggtcttgcacgatatgtgatacatgcttccgctcattatttgatacttgctttggatgtcgagtatacatgcttttcatggagcgtcttttgactttactttaaaccgtgtcgcctagatttcaatcgtactcataacgttgtaacttaacttttggttgaacaattcttgtaaactttgaaacaatctttgttttgaaatgaaggcgacatattttggtcaaacgttatcttaaagacttataatcaggtaatgggacccacgtagccgacgccgtcacttgacgatttgtcggggtcgctacaagtggtatcagagccttggttgtagggatttagagttcatttgtgtccaccccgagtcatagggtacataggtgaatctagactacaaccggcatatagactgaagtaggaattacttgactatttgtgcatttatactcgaactcttctatcatatctaactcgtattcgatcttgatcttacgttgataaattttgttgacgcaccaccttgactttatgaagtaatgttaaatgcacatgagaatcagggtaatataatttccgggattatattacggtgattcatatggacattccgacattatgacataaagaatttaaggcgagtcaaggaaaattttctctacatcatcattccatatcatgattagtattattgagaatactaatcaaagatattcttgtgtcttgaaggaacaatgcctccccgtcgcgggccacgtaatgaaacttccgaacaagcttttcaacgcatgatagccgccgccataggtgcggctatggctagtacctcctccgacatcaataacaaccataaccacaacaaccatggagccggaaattcaaacgagggttgctcctacaaaactttcatggggtgcaaacctcacactttcgatggaaccgggggaccggttgtgctcacccgatggtttgagcaaacggaagccgtctttagcataagcggttgtcgagaccaagacaaggttagatattccactcacaccttcgccggtatcgctctcacatggtggaattcgtatgtacaatcggtgggtatccacgaagcccacgctctctcttgggccgacttaagaggaaagatgatcaccgaatattttcctcgcgaagaaacccgaaggctcgaacaagaactaagagctctgaaagcggtcgggaatgaccttaaggcctataatcaacgattctccgaacttgctttgatgtgcccaaatcttgtgaaccccgaatctttaagggttgaactttacatggatggtctccccaagagcatcaaacaaggagtaatgtcatccaaacccgctaaccaccaagaggctttgaatatggcccgccaattgattgaaacagtggacgagattgaagtgccggcacgtaaagtcgaggataagtcgggtgacaacaaaagaaaatgggaagccccccaatcaagcaattacaacaaccccgccaagaaacccttcatccccaacggcaagaaaggttataccggacacctaccgtattgtaacgagtgctacaaacatcatttaggtgaatgtggcaaaccattttgcttgaagtgtcaaagaagtggccatgtagcccacgattgtaggaataccgctcccgtcgcccaaaaggagcacaatgcacccaagacgggtgtttgttttgaatgtggccaaccgggtcattttaggagtgcgtgcccaaacaagaaaatcaaccccaacgcacgccgttgaactttcaacatcgacacctaggatgcccgagacgacgatggactagtcacgggtacgtttcttcacaacaaacagtatatttcatacttattcgatgcgattaccgctagatgtttattaaccaagtctttgactcgtgctctttacattccacttttttcccctagatattacttagacgatttaagtgaccaacggaaaatattgtgtgcttataaattttattggaggatatagttaagacttttgacttgacacctatagaactagggagctcgaaacctattcgttaaaaaaaaaaaaaaaaaaaaaaaaaaaaaaaaaatgtgtttccccatcatcttgtatagattgttgtgaactgagtaattttcggttggaaaccgataccctctccctcgtatccattacctcatgattatttgcacgaatcccgtagtttccaaatcgacctccgttccggttatcatcaattgggggttaagggagacgatgtctcctgagtcttttccgaactcgcaacgttagttgtaaatctctcttagtaccattcgatttatccaaggctcgtccgtatccataaacctcctaaaccacgtatgcaaacttatctagacaaatctgttatcgtatttatagatgacgtcttaacttatttaagtaaagaaggaaaacgaacaacatcaccatcttacgctcgaacttttgagaaaagagcaactctataccaaattctccgagtgagaatttctgttgaacgaagtccaattttctagaccatgatgttaatggtcaaggcattacaatcaatctccaaatcaagccacatgtaatcaggaaactctcatgactcagacttaccgcagattcattttcgactttttctcgtgatgctcgttctttaccctcgataactcattaaggtagaaatctaaacctctacgtgcccgaatcttgaacgtgatttttcacaccaaccttactagcttaattcgtatagcgccaggtgggactcaaatatggaaatatttctacttggacgccgaaaggcatactctctcgactcaaaaatcaacataactaaaattcgttattttacacgaagaattcgaatactaaattgtggatccgatcaatcttctcgtcatcacgtaccacactacatacctctgttatttcaccgtcaccgtctgatattactggaatttaagatagcacacaatccaacgatacttcactcttctttgacttaacgcccttgcgttgctgataatcgtccaaccattattcaaccccgaactatacaattacgtgtactatctcgtttctctttcaggcttcattttttttttacaactagaggcacgttatggcaacctcgagatgtaagctcatcctattcaaagtcctcatttcactcctatcctcatcactcgcatttccgttaaggaaactccttgtaacatttctccatggatagagaaactcctcatattacattagtattcgccacgagggtgaatagtcctaacgaacatttttcgaaccctaactgacttgttcaaacatatcttaagaaattctattccaacacggtgtatcttcgtcatttatcctgtattgaaatactcgtttcacctctagcgttgcaagagaccttgggaacccgcttagacatatgtaccgcgtatcttccacaaccgacgaaccgagcaaacgtacgattcaatcttggaaagacatgttacagactagtattgtcacctttagtagttccccttactgcgacagctatcactcgtatattaacgcagcacttccgaaaccctatatgaccgcaaatgtcatacccctgttcatttaaccaaagcatgcggcaagcaaatcgccaaatctgaactccatcaagaaacaacaattgagatcgttcgagTCCGAGGcgggctagagacaacccatggtcgccagaagagttataccaaacttagataaaAACCTCACAAATCtcagtgtgtaatcgcgtaatattgagaacccgcaccttggaaaggtgtaatccattttgggaaatcgaggaaggttataaccgcaatattgaaccttttgaaaccttggggcgtattaggaccgcttcctaccgtttagaacttccgactcaattaagtttccatttatcctacatttcgtgtaacaaacttagaaacgtgtcatgcggaacaggaatgtgcaatccttttagatgcaccaactattgatgacaaactcctcttcatgggaaaactggttgaaatcatggatagtaaaaccaaacccaaatacaacgtaaaaccctgactatccaactcatgagaacactcaaggacgtactttcacttattcattgcgtggacaacgtaaagtctcgagtaagagatatcgactactacttccaactaaatttcgggacgaaatttcttttgagttgtggataatgtaacatcccgcgtttttccgttaaatttattttaacaccgtcttttttttttaaataatatctttcgtatttaaattcgtcgacttcgttgacgaacgttcataatattctcgttatttaattataacatctctcgttaacttgcgttttaaaaatattcgatcggttaaatcccgcacccgcttctaaactcgagggactaaaattgacacggggcaaactagttgactaggtcaactagtccaccccaatcaccaccattcaaccatctccctctctctctcttcctctctagcaagaacacacacacaaaccccaacttcataaaatcatcatctaaattcgatctaggaggcttacaacaaaacaaattacatatttggaatccttgcatcttcctcttcgatttcataccaacctcatctcgtttgggtaactttctaaaatcactagatttttgtgttcttgatgtttttaacttataaagttgttaattagtgtctatggctcattgtgatgtcgtgtatgtaatttgtatgctcgattcgttgtttttggtgtaactagttcaatatgaaaattacttgctaaatccttgattttggatgatcaaatgttgttagattgttaaagtgcatgttttaaaagtgttactagtatcattagtttcgttttgatgtataggtggattaaggaaactccaaaaacatgattattgattttgtgatgcttgattagggtttgctaattcttgagatgaatttttggatgcttgaatgccatggaatgttaattgttagtgttttgttgcaatgtgtgtttgattaccttcgaaacggcataacatacatgtaagttggttgcccgaatcataaaatgcgtttttggaacttgaactttgattatgagtatttaattgcggtttttggttgtttaaagtgaaagtttgattgatgatatgtgtttagttgcattcctcgtcaaaatacctttccaacgatgtatgataggcgttataagcgtttacgggtcaagtgttgtgttagaataggttttggctcgtgcacacttgtggaaaaacagaaacagacctgcacagatggtggcgcggcgcgccccatacccgcgcggcgcgcagatgtgcctggtcagattctgacctcctcgtcccatttcacgtgaaatgtttgatgacctacggacctccgattcacatgaaacttgttttaatatacttgtatatgaatatttagcatagaaaaatagtccgggacccgacccgaacatgttgactttttcgttgactttgaccaagtttgactttttgtcaaacttaaccaattaattatgcaatctttctaacatgattctatacttgtatcttgcatgaaacttgacaatttgactcacatgcttcataatcgagtcgtaacgagccataggactaattgaacatctttgaccgttttgtgtttaccgttattaatataacctatatgtttaggtcaagactagctttgtctttgcacgcgtttacttttcgaagcactttattaactcttgcactcaaggtgagatcatagtcccactttttcaatcacttttattctttacatcgtgggctgagaaacacatacatttcatacttatttacttttcatgcttttacattgtgaacaaatacgaatacaaagatgcatacgagtttgaacaaaagtcctcaatccaattatcattagttccacttgcagggtgtaagtgtaagcgtgtaattatgttgtgtggccatacgggtttaacaaaccctcattcagacggttcgctaccgttagtgaatgaaatataatttcaacaatgtatagtgtaagttctaacactaaattcaaaattcagagggaagattcggttaagccttgataattgggtgctcgtgatacaaatactattttggaatgtgaatgattctggttgaacaattcttaaagaaccttgtggttcaatacaatttacttactaaacctatgatttcaccaacgtttttcgttgacagatttctatgtttttctcaggtcttgcacgatatgtgatacatgcttccgctcattatttgatacttgctttggatgtcgagtatacatgcttttcatggagcgtcttttgactttactttaaaccgtgtcgcctagatttcaatcgtactcataacgttgtaacttaacttttggttgaacaattcttgtaaactttgaaacaatctttgttttgaaatgaaggcgacatattttggtcaaacgttatcttaaagacttataatcaggtaatgggacccacgtagccgacgccgtcacttgacgatttgtcggggtcgctacaaatcgGATCGGTCTAGTCCTCATGGCCGACTTTTGTAACACTGCTTTAACAATGAGATTTTGGGTTCACGTTTCGAGGGTGAAGATTAGGTAGGCATAATACGTCAAATATAAGTTGTAGTCTTGTTCTTTTCTACTAGTTAATAATTTTTTTCCCGATCTCCTTTACTAAAAAAAGAATATACTCCAATTCGTTTCTAATTTTAATATCTATATGGTAAGTGTCATATATTTGTATGAGTAGCATAGATACAATTATTTCACCTTTTTATTTTAGTCTCTTTTATTCCTTCTTTAAAGTTGTACCTTTGTTTAAAGATGTATCTTTGTAGACAAATTTAAAATGATATGTGTATTTATAGAAAGTAAATGGATTTGTAATTTAATTGTTGAAATAAATGTATTATATGCTGTAAATAAagtaattaaattattaaattaattaattaataatacattCACACCAGGGGCAGGATTTCATACAACGTTTTGTTCCCAAGCTTTCAACAATATAGCTTGATAGTTTCATTTCCAACTCACACACTTCGATCAATCACTCTAGTGTTGTACAAATAAAAACCCTAATCTTCGAAGCCCTAAAATCCAAAATGTCCACAAACTCAAACtcaaaattaaaaatggctaatagCTTACCGATCGAGATTCAAGCTGAAATCATAAAACATCTTCCGATTAAATCATTGATTCGATGCACATTGCTTTCAAAGCTATTCAGTTCCATCATCAAAAGCTCTTCGTTCGTCACTGAACACAGCGTCCGCCACAATCAGCAACATTATCTAATTGCACAGTATGAAACAGATATTGACGAATTTCAAAATAATTACGTTTCGAtaattttttttgaacggcgatttttttgacatcagtagataatttctttcaacgaccctcatcatttgcacgtaacacacacgttcgggcagaaacccgaacccgatcgacggttcccgggaacacatccattcgggcagtggttccgagtaggggtccgtgaacgaatccggtaaacctccgtatagggtcaatatatataactattattggTGTTAAATTAGTTTAAAGAAAATCATATCATCCTTAACCTTAAGGATCGAACTCATCACCTCTCCAGACACAACCGTTTATGCCCGCAGCAAGTTGTACGTTTCGATTATTGATAATGATACTTTCCCCCAAAACAAGTCTCCTATTACTGTTCCTGAGTTTATTAAACGATTTGAGCCAGGGCAATCGTACGGTTTCTGTTCGTCTCAGGGATTATTGTGTTTATTTGAAGATGctgttgttgagaagaaatgtaTTATATGGAATCCTTCAATTCGGAGATGTATCGTTATTCCGATTCCTGATGCGTCAGCTACTGTTGTTGGTTTCGGAGTTTGTCCTGACAGTAGTGACATTAAGCTTGTCAAAATCAGGGAATATGATAATAGTGCCACTTCTAATTCCGTCAATTGGGAGGCAGAGGTTTATACTGTAAGCTCGGGGATTTGGAAAACTGTACGTAGCGATAAGCCTCATGAATCAGTTTCCTTAAATTCGGATCAGGTAGCTATTAATGGGATTATATATTTTTCTGCTAATGATTATAGTAGTAGAATGAATGGATATCCTAAAAATTTGATTATTACATTTGATCTAACAAGTGATAAAATTGGAGAAGTACAACTACCTGATAGTTTAGCACTTGTATCTGGAGTGTTGTATCTCTCTAGGCGAATGGAGTCTCTTGCTGTGATTCATGATTATGAAGAGGGTGAACAACGAGTTTGTGATGTCTGGATGATGAAGCATGGTGTTCGAAACTCTTATGAAAAACTTTTTACTTTTAGGGCACCAAAGGATTCAGATGACAGAGTACTAGGATTTAGAAAGAATGGTGATCCTATATTGTTAAGGTCAGGACCATCCAAAGGAGACAAAATTGAGGTTTACAATCCATCATCAGAACAGTTCACTGATCTTGAGGTTTTTGGAAGCGGTGATTGTATAGAGGCAGTCATCGTGGACTCCCTCGCGGAAACGTTACATCTGATTGATCTGTCGAATACTATTCTCATTAATGACGACAATAAAGTTGATGTTGACAACGAAAAAGATGCTgctaatgataatgatgatcatgatgatgatgatgatgacgctaCCACTGCCGCTTCTGTGTTGATGGACATGTTCCAAGGTAATCTAGTTTTATTGCTGCTAGTTTAGATTATATACTATTAATTATCAAATTTCAGATCCTTGTAAACATTACCCACAATTATCTTGTTTACAGTCAAGTATATATAGTTATAGTTGTAGCTATCTGATTTATGTTGCTTTGTATTTGCAAGACAAAGTGTTCGATATCTGATCAGTGGGGAGCTAATTtcttatacttgttgattatttctATAATGTGGATAAGTGTCAAGAAACCTAAAACTAACGATTTGTAAGAACATACAAAATCAAACAATATAGTGAATCTAAATCATACTCAAAAACCAAACAGGGTTTTAAATCCAAAAACATGACCCCACACACAGACTCAAAGCACTCAATGATCAATCAAACAACTGATGATCCCCAACCTAAATCTAATCAAACTGTATCAGTCATGTATCGAGAAGAACCGAATACCAATGAAACATATATCAATATCTCATGTATTTTAAATAAAAAGAAGACATTTGATCCCTCTGTTCCTGAAACGAACTTGTTAGTTTCTCATGGTCAATGTTGACCTACTTCTTTTAAACGCATTTGATCCTTGATCTTTCTCAAACTTCACTGTCCAGTCTCTTATCACCCAAAAGTTTTCCACTGTCATACAAAATAAAagcaaataaaaataattatttaactAACAACTTGCAAAAATATAACTGGAGGAATCAAGATTGAACTACATTTAGTAAGTGTACTTTTAACAAGAAGTAATACTACTACTACGATATCACTTTTTCTTGAATTAGTTTTCTTTGTCATGAAATGCATTTCAAACTATATAAATGATAAATGATCATCACATACCAACACGAATGAGCACTTCTTTTGTGCTATATAAATGATAAATGATCTCCACTGGTTTTAACATATCAGGCAGTTAGCAGTACATACACCATTTAGGACCTATCAAAATAGCAAAAATGTTGGATAAGATAATCCTGCAAGCTCTTAAATGTGATTAAGTAGTAGATACTGCGTCAGAAATGTACCTGCATTGGTTGTATATTTAAATCATGTTATGAATTAGTTAGGTTGTAATGTCCAGTGCATAATAGTTATGCACTTATGCAGGAGTCTGCCCCATCAATAGGCTATCCATCAAGTTGACCATGGTCCATGTATACGTTGCCTTCCGAATATGTTTTTGTTGTTTACTTATGTCTTATCAATATCACCATTGGTAAAGCTGTGAAAATCAAGTTTGACTGAAGAGGATATGTTATTCTGATCTTGAGTAATTTTAAATTACGTTTGACGCTTGTATGGATTTGTGACTATGTTGGTGTCAATCATATGAAAATCTGGCCATTGTGAGTTAAAGAGTTTCATCTTTTTATGTCTTTGAATTGCAATTATTAAGTCTGTAATTCTAAGTTGGTATGTGTCATTTACTCATTTTCTTTATTGTTTCTCAGCTAAATAAAGGAGATCATTGGGTTCATGGACTAAGTTGCACGATGTGATGTTGGAGCACTTGAGATGGAAGGTTATTGTTGTATGCACTTTGTCTTGTGCTTGGTGATTGTAAGTAGTGTTCTAAATCGTTACTTTGATAATTTCTTTGCTTGTAGCAAATGTCAAAATACTGACGTTGAAACTAAATTTACACTCTGCAGCCTAAACATCTCATTGGTTGATTGAATTTAGAGTTAACCAACTCATGTGCATGACTTGGTAGACCAGAGTTAGTTTTGGTCTAGGTGCTTGTTTTGTTAAAATAAAACTTTAGTTATAACATTTGGCTTGCTAACCAAATGAACAACCTGAATACTGGATATATCCGCATTAATTATAAATAGAATgatgtataataattattatttttattatttttgtggAATTGAAGAATCAATTGTTGCCAGAAACAATGTAAGTTAAACCTCTCTTACTCTGGGCCTATAGTTTTGGTTTGATTCTGGATTGTTAATTGGTGTCATCTGAacaaaaataataccttaaataaagCCTTTAGTTAAACATTTAATCATGATCTATATATCTTAAAATTTATGACTGAAAAGGCTGGACGAACCATATCTATATCTTTATTTATCAAAGACAGAGATAAAAGGTTGAAGGTTGTGAATGAGCCATGGCTATTGATAATACGTTACTCTTTAAGCAAATATGATCATAATGGGGGATGATCCTTTGTACCTGTATACATGATTTCTTACATTTCGATGGTATTATGTATGATAACTTTTTGCTAGTTGAACTAAATATGTTGGTAATAAAGCCATATTCATGTAACATGTGTATAACTATAATTAGGATTTTATATGCATTTTATTTACTAATGATTAGCTGTTTTTTAGAGAAGATTGACTAATGTGACCCATTTGACTCGAAAAACTTGTTTGACCTGTGCATTAAACGGGTCAATTGGTTCGAGCTTAGTTTAGCGAGTTTTAAGTTGGGTTGACATACACAACCCTTTATGTCTTCGGGTTGGGTTTGTAGTTTTAGCCTGCAAATCCAACCCAAATTGTCACCTTTAGACCTTTGATACTTATTTATAAATCTGCACATACCGACCATCCAAATTTAAAACGTTTGATCCAAATGTTTGTGATGATCTTAGGAATGTTTATATCACAACTAGACCTAATAGTAACTTTATGTTAGAATTATACTTTATAGTTACTGATGAAGTTGGGATGCTGAGGAAATCTGCTAGGTATTATTAGAAAATCATATGTGATATTTGGTGATAAGAAATTTGTCAAGTTGACATTTTCATAAATGGTGAGTGCTAATAATGATGAGGAGACTGAAATGTTGTTGTACCCTTCTGAAATTCTTTCTATTCGTCTTATTGGTATTAAATTGAAAGAAGAGGTGTTTAGAAAAGGATTGTTGCATATTCTTTACACTtatatggatttttttttttttttttttttttggcaaaaataacgaAAACTATATAAAACAAGATCTTCATCGAAAAATGAAGATCTAAACCGATACAAAGACAAACCGGACGGGCTCGAACCTAGAAAACGTCACATAACGACGTTAACTCCAACAGAGCCACATCCAAACCTTTCCCCAAATACATACAGAAACAAAAGAACAAACATCCAAGACAATACAAGAACCATACAAGCTATAAAAACAAACGCGTACAGGTAAAAATACAAAAGCAAAATTAAGCGCGCTTATTACCGTTCCTTTCGTCCGGCCGATTTGTGAACCCGTTAATTGTGTTGATGTGAACACCTTTACCAGTTCT
The window above is part of the Rutidosis leptorrhynchoides isolate AG116_Rl617_1_P2 chromosome 1, CSIRO_AGI_Rlap_v1, whole genome shotgun sequence genome. Proteins encoded here:
- the LOC139895641 gene encoding putative F-box protein At3g10240, with product MANSLPIEIQAEIIKHLPIKSLIRCTLLSKLFSSIIKSSSFVTEHSVRHNQQHYLIAHLKKIISSLTLRIELITSPDTTVYARSKLYVSIIDNDTFPQNKSPITVPEFIKRFEPGQSYGFCSSQGLLCLFEDAVVEKKCIIWNPSIRRCIVIPIPDASATVVGFGVCPDSSDIKLVKIREYDNSATSNSVNWEAEVYTVSSGIWKTVRSDKPHESVSLNSDQVAINGIIYFSANDYSSRMNGYPKNLIITFDLTSDKIGEVQLPDSLALVSGVLYLSRRMESLAVIHDYEEGEQRVCDVWMMKHGVRNSYEKLFTFRAPKDSDDRVLGFRKNGDPILLRSGPSKGDKIEVYNPSSEQFTDLEVFGSGDCIEAVIVDSLAETLHLIDLSNTILINDDNKVDVDNEKDAANDNDDHDDDDDDATTAASVLMDMFQAK